A single window of Acidimicrobiales bacterium DNA harbors:
- the cysD gene encoding sulfate adenylyltransferase subunit CysD, which yields MTMSYELSHLRTLEAESIHIMREVAAEFERPVLLCSGGKDSVVMVQLAVKAFRPCRIPFPIMHVDTGHNFPEVLEFRDRLVESVGGRLIVASVQESIDSGRVAEETGPRGTRNRLQTTTLLDAIAEYDFDAVFGGGRRDEEKARAKERVFSFRDDFGQWDPKNQRPELWNLYNGHTRKGEHIRVFPISNWTELDIWQYVDEENIDLPSIYYAHRREVFERDGMLLSTGPYISLMDGEEPYEETVRYRTVGDMSCTGAVESSASTTADIIAEVAATRITERGATRADDRFSESAMEDRKREGYF from the coding sequence ATGACCATGTCATATGAGTTGTCGCACCTGCGGACTCTCGAAGCGGAATCGATCCACATCATGCGTGAGGTGGCCGCCGAGTTCGAACGACCGGTCCTGTTGTGTTCCGGTGGCAAGGACTCGGTGGTGATGGTCCAGCTCGCGGTCAAGGCGTTCCGGCCCTGCCGCATCCCCTTTCCGATCATGCACGTCGACACGGGTCACAACTTCCCCGAGGTCCTCGAGTTCCGTGACCGCCTGGTCGAGTCGGTGGGAGGGCGTCTCATCGTCGCCTCGGTGCAGGAGTCGATCGACTCCGGTCGGGTGGCCGAGGAAACGGGACCGAGGGGCACCCGCAACCGCCTGCAGACGACCACCCTGCTCGATGCGATCGCGGAATACGACTTCGATGCCGTGTTCGGCGGCGGACGCCGCGATGAGGAGAAGGCACGAGCCAAAGAACGCGTCTTCAGCTTCCGCGACGACTTCGGCCAGTGGGATCCGAAGAACCAGCGGCCCGAGCTGTGGAACCTCTACAACGGCCACACCCGCAAGGGCGAGCACATCCGCGTGTTCCCCATCTCCAACTGGACCGAGCTCGACATCTGGCAGTACGTCGACGAGGAGAACATCGACCTGCCGTCGATCTACTACGCGCACCGCCGGGAGGTGTTCGAGCGCGACGGGATGCTCCTGTCGACCGGGCCGTACATCTCACTGATGGACGGCGAGGAGCCCTACGAGGAGACGGTTCGCTACCGCACCGTGGGCGACATGAGCTGTACCGGAGCGGTGGAGTCCTCCGCGTCGACGACCGCCGACATAATCGCCGAGGTCGCAGCGACCCGGATCACCGAACGCGGCGCCACCCGGGCGGACGACCGGTTCTCCGAGTCGGCCATGGAGGACCGCAAGCGGGAGGGGTACTTCTGA